In Vitis vinifera cultivar Pinot Noir 40024 chromosome 11, ASM3070453v1, a genomic segment contains:
- the LOC100264621 gene encoding umecyanin produces the protein MAGRVNMVLVVLVAASVLHRTAAETYEVGNELSWRVPPNTTAYSTWASAYTFRVGDTLVFNFTTGSHDVAKVTKEAFNACNSSSPLTTLYTGPANYTLNSTGENYFFCTVGSHCSQGQKLSISVSASSSESPASPPGTTSTPSPPPPPSSAPSLAAATFSVIFMSIATGILW, from the exons ATGGCTGGAAGAGTGAATATGGTGCTGGTTGTTCTAGTAGCAGCATCAGTGCTTCATAGAACAGCTGCAGAAACATATGAAGTTGGAAACGAATTGTCCTGGCGCGTCCCTCCCAACACCACAGCATACTCCACCTGGGCTTCTGCTTATACCTTCCGCGTTGGTGACACTCTAG TCTTCAACTTCACAACCGGATCACATGATGTGGCCAAAGTCACCAAGGAAGCTTTTAATGCCTGTAACTCTTCCAGTCCACTCACCACGCTCTATACTGGCCCTGCAAACTACACGCTCAATTCTACAGGAGAGAATTATTTCTTCTGCACGGTGGGCAGCCACTGCAGCCAGGGACAAAAGCTTTCCATCTCCGTCTCTGCATCTTCTAGCGAATCCCCGGCATCACCTCCAGGCACCACCAGTACTCCTTCCCCGCCACCTCCTCCGAGCTCTGCCCCGTCTCTAGCTGCTGCCACCTTCTCTGTTATCTTCATGTCTATTGCCACAGGTATCCTGTGGTAG